DNA sequence from the Shewanella piezotolerans WP3 genome:
GCGCAAAGAGCCGCAGCTATGTTGACACTTAAGTTAACGTGGTCACAACCCGTTATAGAGCACTAACATCATGTTAAAACTAGTTATCAGTGAATTTTTTACCAATGTCGCCAAAGGGTTGTTTACCTTGGCATTGGGGATGATGTTGTACGAATTGACCGACAGTGTATTGGCCTTTGCACTGGCATTTACCAGCGAATTTGTGTTTTCGTTGTTATTGCAAGGCTTTTCAGGCAGCTTTGTTGACCGCTATTCGCCTAAACGCGTTTTGGTCATCAATGCAGCATTAATTTCAGCCGTCTTTTTGGCGGTCGTAGGCCTAACATGGTCTCAGGTATCGTTACCTGCTGGGCTGCTATTTGGGTTGGCACTAGTGATCAATTTTTGTCGTCCCTTCTTTCGTGCTGCGACGTTTGCCATCGTACCAGAGGTTGTGAGTAGTGACCAATATGAAAAAATCAACAGCTATATCTCGATAGCTCTTCAAGTAGGCCAGATAGTCGGAATGGTGTTGGCTGGTGTATTGCTTGAGCTTGCTAGTATGCATGCGGTGATCACCTGTGTTGGCGGCTGTTACTTGTTGTCATTGGTAGGTTATTGGCAATTGAAACCTAAAGGACTAGACAAAACCTCAAATCAAGTGGCTAAAGCCAGTTGGAAAACCGTTTTTGATTTCATCAAAAAGAGCCCTTTTGTGATGGGGGTTTACATCATAGGGGCACTTGATTTTGCTTTTATTGGCCTCTTTAACCTCATGTTGGCTCCTGTCGTCAGACGAAATTATGATTCGGCTGAAAGGTGGTTAACCATATTGGACATGAGTTTTGCTGCTGGTGCGATATTGGCTGGTTTTTATATAGTCAAACGTAAGCAGAAATTGGGTATACGCCTAGATATGACAGTGCTTTCAATTATGGCGGCAGGATTAACCTTTGTTGCGTTTTGGCTGCAGTTTCCTGACATCGTAGTTATCACACTGATTGCACTATTTGGCGGTTTTTTAACGATGTCGACCGTTGTGTGGAGTACTACGTTACAGCAAATATCACCACCTCAAATTAAAGGGAGGCTCGCTTCTATAAAGCTGGTGTGTAATTCATTTTTTATTACAGTTAGCACTTTGGGCGCTTCAGCACTCAATAGAAACGGTTTCGAGGCCTCATTGGGCTTTTCAGTTGTTTGTGCCTGTATAGCCATGGTAATAGCAGTAGGCGTTTATACCATGGCACAAAATTCTTTCGGTTTTAGAAATTATAAGTTGAGTCAGGATGTCAGTTAATATTTGTATCATAGGAGCTGGGCTGGCCAGTACAGCAATACTAGTGAACTTGATCAAAGCGGTTGAACAACAAAAGTTGGGTCACGTATCGATCGATGTATTTGAAAAGTCTAGTCGTTTTGGACCTGGTTTGGCTTATCGTTATGAATCAAACATGCTGTTGCTTAACCGGACGACTCGCAGGATGTTTGTCACAGAAAAAGGCGATTTTTTAGCATGGATAAATCAACAACAATTTGTTGAGTTAGATTACCCTATTGATGATACATATTTGCCCAGACATTATTTTGGAAAATTTTTAAGCTGGCTTTTTCAACATTCGAAAGTCCGAGCAAAGCAACTAAATTGTGACGTCAATCTTTTGAATAGCACCGTAACAGACATGAGACGTGAAGGTCAAAAGATGTGCTTGTTGTCCTGCGAAGGTGATTACTTCGAATACGATCACATTTTTTCGTGTGTTGGCAACGATACCAAGGCTGATCCATATGATCTTATAGGCACTTCCGGATATTACTCGAATCCTTATCCTGCTAACCAATTTAACGCCCTTAAAAAAGGGGTGAAAGTGGCATTAATCGGCACTCGATTGACGGCGGTTGACTTGGCTATCCAAATCAGCGAAATGCAACCTGACGCCGAAATAACCATGCTTTCTCGCAATAGTGGTTTACCCTCCAAAGCAGGTTTGGCCTTCCATATCATAGAGTTGACCTATTTCAATGAACAAAACATTGCCAAACTGGCCCAGCCTGGCGAGCCAATATCACTCAAAGCGGTGGCTCGTTTACTTAATCAAGACTTGCAGGCAGCGGGTATCAAACTGGGGATCTTTGGATTATTCAATGGTGCTAGAAATCAAGTGTTTGATGGCGATGAAGAGCAAGTTCGTAACATGAGAGAAGTATTGTTAGCAGCCAGCGAGTCGATTTCTTTTGTCTGGAAACGCCTATCAGAAGCAGACCGAAACCTGTTCTTCAAGCGATATGCTGAAGCTTGGGTATTACTCCGGTTAACAATGCCTGGTAGTAGCGACGGCAGGATCAGGCAATTGATCCAAACTGGCAAACTGGAAGTATCCTCTGGGCTAAAAGACATCAACCATGATGTCGAAAAAGGCTACCGGGTTGGATATCAAAATGGCCAAGAGAGTTGGTTTGATGTGGTGATTAACTGTACTGGTATAAAACGTCATTGTGACAAATTGAGCCAGTCACTGATCCACTCAATGGTTGATCAAGGGTTATGTACTATTCATCCCTTCGGTGGCGTGCGCATTGATCCAAAAACCAATTTTTCGATATCGGCAGACAGCAAGATTAATCCAAATTTATCGATTATTGGACAACTGTCAGTGGGTGAATACTTCATGGTCAACAGTGTTGATGTGTTGTTACTGCAATCTCATATTGTGGTCAATGCTTTTATCGCCAAAACCAACAGTGCCAAGGTTTACAACCAACCTTCAGTGTTTGTCCAAACATTTGACGAAGCGCTTTTGACCGGTTAGACCCATTTTAATCAAACTCATGAAAAAGCAAGCCTGTAGCAAGGCTCGCTTTTGCATTTTCAATTTTTACAGAGTGATTTTAACCATGTTAAAAAGAGTTTTACTGCTACTGACCATCTTGCTTAGCTGTTTTATAGTCACAGTAATGGCAAAAAGCAGCATTGAAAAACCGGTCAGTTTTATCGCCGTTAGTGGTTATAAGAAGCATCATTTGTTGGTCGCCAAATTTGATGGAATTGTCAATAAAATGAACATTCATGCCGGGCAAGTGATTGACGGTACACAACTCATGTTCAGTATTTTCCCATTGGATCCGACGTTGACGGTTCAGCAAGAATTTACCCTGTCACATAATACCCTAGTCGCCAAAACCTATGTTAGACAAGGCGATAAAGTGGCTCGTTACCAAAAGATTGCCAAACTGGCTAACAAGCTAGATTTATTCATGGTAGGCCATATTCATCGCCAAGATACTGCACCTTTGTTTATTGGTAAACCAGTGACAGTCTCCTTGGATCCTGACGGCACCCCCTTTGCCATCAAGGGAAAAGTGATTGCTTTTGAGCATAGTGAAAGTGGACCGAACATTGGAGTTCGTGTCGAGATTGACTTTGATATTACCAACTGTCTTAAAGATAGTCGCTGTGTCAATTTCCTTAAACCTGGCGTATTAGCAAAAGTATCGATTGATGCTGGCGCTAAAACAACGCTTTAAATCACAGAGTATTGTCGTCATGGGTTCATTGATTACCACCAGACCAGTTTTCATCATTTATCTTTTTTTATTGTTGGCGGTGATGGGAACTGGAATTGCCACTCAATTACCGATCTCAATTTATCCACCCATCGATAAACCAACCATTCGGGTGACCCAGAATTTTAGCCAGGATAGTCACGACTTTTACATTAATTACGGCCAAAAAATCGAACGTTCCTTTCGCACTATCGAAAATGTTGAAGACGTTGAAGCAACCTACACACGAGGAAAAGCGGTTTTTTTCGTCAATTTTTCTTGGAACGCTAATTCACAATCCGCCAAACGGGATGTCGAAACCATTGCGTCATTTTATCAAGCGCAATTACCGAAATACCTACCCGCAACCCGGGTCGACTTTTTTGACCCAGCATCTGAAAATTATGTTGCCTTTAAATCGACCCAATTAGACACAGCAGCCCTGAGCAGCCTGATTAAAAATGCTCTTATCCCCAAACTTGAAGGCATTGAAGGCGTGGGGGCGGCTTGGGTTTCAGACGCATCATCCCAGCAAGTTTTAATTAAATTAAAACCCTATGCCATGATGAAGTACGGGGTCTCGCTTGCTACTGTGATCAACACGTTAACTTTCAATGAAGTCGATATTGACTTAGGTAGGCTAAAAAGTGAAGACACCGGTGACATCGGTATCAACTTCAAACTCGGTTATACCTCGGTGGCAGAAATTAGCGCCATTGAACTAAAATCAATAGCTGGTAACAAACTGTTGATTAAAGATATCGCCGACGTCAGATTAGAGAAAAAAGACGCTGACCGTTTTTTCTATTTTAATGATGAAGAGGTAATAGCCGTTGCTATTTGGCCTGAACCTGGTGCCAATATGTATGAAGTATCACGTCAATTTATTGAATTGACTCAAAGCTTTTCCAGGGAGAGCTCCGATATTTTGGTCATCAACAACCCTAAACAGTTTATTGAAGAAGCAATTATCAATATCTTGCTCGCCATCGCATTAGGTATGGCCATAGCGGCTGTAGTGGTATTGTGTTTCTACAGAAAACTATCCAGTGTTTTATTCATCTGTATCTCAATGCCGCTGTGTTTGGTGATCTCAATATTGGTCATGAGAGTATTGGGCGTCGGTATTAATTTATTATCTCTTGGTGCAATGAGTATCTCCATTGGTATGGTAGTAGATAGCTCTATTCTGGTCATCGACAGCTTGGTCTACCAGCAACAACAGAATAAAGGAAAAATAGACCTGTTACGACTGATCCAGTCAATGACAAATGAAATTAGGCCTTCCATCATTACATCGACTTTAACCTCTATTGTGGTCTTTTTACCGCTTGCTTTTACTGAGCCTTTGACCGCTACACTATTAAAAGATTTAGCATTGGTCACGGTCTCAATCTTGGTCACATCATTATTTGTCAGCTTATTTTTTATTCCAGCGTTATTTTTGGTGCTCAAACCCCAAGCACAATCCAAACTATCAGGTCAGTCCAACAACGGCATCAGCGTTTATTTCTTACGTCTCATCAATGTCATTCCAACGGCTAAGTGGGTGTTTCCTTTTGTTATCTTGTCGGCTTGCATTTACACGGTTGTTGAACTTATACCTAAAATTGACCTCGAAGTGGTCGCCCAGCCCAAAGCGCAAATCATTGACGTGCATGTGCTATTTAATGCTACTGGTTTAGCGCCTGATCGGAAAATGGCGATTATTCGCCCTCTACGGCAGGAAATAGAACAATTAGCAGCCGACAAACTCAAATTCATTTACATTGACGTTCGCAAAAATGATGCCTATCTATCGCTGCACGTTAAAAACTACGACGACAATGCGCAGTTACTCAAAGCATTGTCCAGCATAGATGAAAAACTATTTAATGCCGAACTAAGCTATGAACCCTGGATAACATCATCATTGAAAATCAAAGACTACCCTGCCAGAGAGTTACTATTCACCTCTGCAAGCGACAGTCAAAACCGCACGCTACTCATACGGGCTAAAGCTATTGTAAAAGCGTCGCAAAATATCAATAGAGTTAAAATTAAGCCTAGTGACAGGCAAGTCGATGAAGTAAATCTGAATCTAAAATCAACCACCGTTGACAGCTTGCTAGATGACCGAGGTTTTGCTCGAGAGCTTGACCAACTGACCCTTTACGTCAAACATGCAGTTGCGCCACAAAAGCTGACCGACATAACAACGGAACAAGGAGATTTTCCTGTATACCTGAGTGTCTCAGAACAGTCTACAAAAGCATTTGATATCTTGGACACACCGTATGAGATCAATGGTCACAAAGCTTTTATCGGCGATTTGGTTACGTTATCGGCTACCCGCAGCTGGCGAGAATTCTATTCGGTCAACACCAGACCTACTTTCAGTTTGCAACTATGGAGTAATCCTGGAGTAACTGAAGCACAAATAGACCAATTAGTTGCCCTGTTGAGGGCTGAATTAGGAGATAACTCCTTTGCAGAAACCAACCCTAGTACAGAAATGGTTAAAGGTCTGGAATCCATAGTTACGGCGTTCATATTTTCAATCGTGTCTGTATTTCTAGTGGTCTTATACCACTTTAAAACGGTTGCTCGCTCATTGGCCGTGATGTCCGTTGTATTGTTTGGCATCACTGGTAGCGTAGTTTCTCTTTACGTATTTGAAAGTACTTTGTCACTAAACTCCATGTTGGGTATGTTGATTTTAGTCGGGTTATCCGTTAATAACTCAATATTAATACTCGATTTTTACCAAAAGAACCAGGCGCCAGGTAAAAATTCGATCAACGTCATAGGCCAAAGTATCAGTCGACGGTTTCGTTCACTGTTAGTGACAAATTTGACTACATTTGCAGGGATGTTACCGCTCGCTGTCGGTTTTGGCCCTGGTCAAGATATATTAAAACCGCTCGGTATAAGTGTTAGTGGCGGCCTACTCATCGCCACAGGATTAACCATTATTGTCTTTCCAGTGATATTACTTTGGTTTAAGCCCTTGCATAGCGCAAAAATTAGTACACCGATTTCGCCATCAGCTTTAATTGGATCTACACGTTAGTGATGGGGTTAACCCACTCATAGCTATGAGTTAAATTTAGTTCTGACAATAATAATTTGACTTAGAGTTAAAGTATTTATATATAGGTTCAAGCGCTATTTTGCGTGTTTTTCTAGTCCTAAATAGGTTAACGGCTTTTATTAAACCCGTTGCTACTCCCTAAAGCCCTGCAGCTGACTATTGTCAGCTGCCTTTAAGCCTTGGTTGTTCACCCTAGCGCTCTTTATCGGGCAAGCCCAAGCCTATTCAATGCAGGGCGTTGGGATCTTTGATGGCGACATTCTTATCGTCGATCGCCATGAATAAATGCGTAATGGCGACGTGATAGTCGCTAACCTTAACGGCGAGTTTGTTTGCAAGATTATTGATACCCGATCACGACTGCTACTCTCGTCTAATGAACGGCATCAACCGGTACCTATCCATGAATATGACGAGTTCTCAATTGAAGGCGTAGTGATCCGTTCTGTTCGCTGTCACCGCGCTAGCCCATTGTTAGCCGCTAACGGTTAATCGTTATGTTTGCCCTAGTCGATGCCAATTCCTTTTACTGCAGTGCCGAGCAAGTATTTCGTCCTGATTGGCGTGGTAAGCCGGTTATTGTACTGTCGAATAACGACGGCTGTGTGGTAGCGGCCAATCGCCAAGCAAAGGCAGCTGGTGTACCTAAGTTTGTGCCCTATTTTCAAATCAAAGATCTTTGCCAAAAGAAAGGCGTTATCGCGCTTTCATCCAACTATGAACTTTATGGTGATCTCTCCGCTAAGATGATGCAGATCATCGGCCGTTTTTCGCCTGAGCAGCACATTTACTCGATAGATGAATCCTTCTTGTCTTTTGCGCATTGCTACCCTGCAATCCCATGTTTAGAAGCACAAGGCCAACGAATAAGGCGAGCGGTGTGGAAAGAAGCACGCTTACCGGTTTGTGTGGGTATTGGTGCCACGTTAACGCTATCAAAAGTAGCAAACCACGCCGCTAAAAAGCTCGCTGGCTATAACGGGGTTTGTGTTCTTGATAATGAATCGAAGCGACTGGCAGTACTGCATCAACTAGAGGCCGGTGACGTTTGGGGCATTGGTCGGAAGATCACTAAAAAGCTAGCACTGATGAATATCCATAGCGCGTTAGATCTTGCCAATATGCCAGCAGGTTTAGCGCGTAAGCAATTTAGCATCGAGGTCGAACGTACTGTTCGTGAGCTAAACGGCCAAGTCTGTAAGCAATGGGATGAAGCGCGTGCAGATAAAAAGCAGATCTTCTCGACGCGTAGTGTCGGTGAGCGAATAACGGATATCGAGGCTCTGCAGCAAGCACTGTGCAAGCATGCCGCTATTGCCGCTACTAAAGCGCGCCAGCAGGGTTCAAGCTGTAAGAGTATGCTAGTTTTTGCTTCAAACTCCCCTTATGACGAAAGGCCGCAAAGCTTTAAAACCGTGGTGCATTTTCCCTACCCAACTGACAGTACGATTGAGTTAAGCGCTGCGGTGTCTAAAGTGATCCCTAAGCTATTCCGTCCTGGTGTGCGGTACTACAAAGTCGGTGTGGGGTTGATTGATTTGGCCAGTACCACTAACGCCCAGTTAGATCTGTTTAGTGGCAGTACCTCTAACCCCAAACTTATGCTTACTTACGATGATATTAATCAGCGTTATGGCACCGATACGCTATTTTTAGCCGCACAAGGCGCAGAGCAAAAGTGGTCGATGCGAAGGGATTTACTGACAAAGCAGTACACAACCAAATGGGGGTGTGTACCGCAGATCAGGTGTTGAAGCTGTAACGTAGATTTGGATAAAAATATGTTTAGTTTGTAGACTCTGATTTTATGGCCCACAGTATGATTAATATTCTTAGCCTAGCGATGACAGTTGTTATTGAGTTTTCATCAGTGGCTGCATTACACATTAATATTAAGCGCCTTAATTAAATATTCTTTTGATACGTCTTCAGGATTTCGGTTAGATTCAGTAATCATGTTGACTGAATCATATCCTAATGACCTTTCTCGATGAAAGGTTTCATTAACAAGCATTTCTTTCCAATGGTATAAAAGTCCACCTCCTATTTTGTCCTCATAGTAAATTAAAAAGTCTGTAAGTTTAAATTCATTGACTAAGACACTTAACTCTTCCTTACAATGGTTTTCAATAACTCCTAGGACAAAAGCAATATACTGTAAGTGCTGCTTTTCAGTAAAACGACTTGAGTACAGCTCTATTACAGGACGGCACGCCAACATTTGTCTATCTACTAACCCTGCTACTAAAGGGTATGCATTTTTGTAAGCATCATCTTTATTCATTTCCCTTCCTAAAGATAGTAAGCAACAACTCAGTATAGGAGACAACCGCAAAATTTTTAATTGGCTCTAAGAGGTAGGATTACAATATTAAATTTTTGATTGTGTAACTTTATCAAGATTCAACAAGTGCTTCTGAAGCTGTTCTACAGCTATATGTTCCGATTCATGTAGCCGTGCTAGCGGCTCTTTAAGCTCTGAATGGGTCAGTAACCAGTAGCTCCCCAGCTTGGTTACACGATAGCCGCTAGGTTCTAACCCCATTGCACACAGGTTCATACAAATAGAGTTGTTGATAATGGTACAAAGTTGATTACAGCTCATATAAGTAATACCCCTAGTTATGTATATCAATTGTTATACATTTATCTAGTCTTCTTGATTTCTATAAACTGGCGTTTCTGTCTGCCATAGCTCATGTTCACAGACTGGGCAGGTATTAGTGGCGTTTGTCTTTGGATAATCTATACGGCATGTATAGCAGCGGTATACCGTTTTAGTTCCTGCTGTTGTAATCATGTTCGCTGTATTTTCTTGGTATTTTTTTGCCCGCCGTTTAACGGTATCGCTGTAATACTGGTTGTCACTGTTCAGCAGTTCGTTTTTCTTGGCTTCTTGCTGTAGATGCTCTCGTTTGCAGGCATTAAGGCAAGCGTCCTGGTTTACATGCCAGTACCAACTTTTAATCTCTGATTGCTCTGCTATTAATGAGTCTAAAAACTTCTTGCTGTTTAATACCTGACTTTTTTGCTTTATATGCTCAATGTGAGTGATGTCTAGTTGCACTATACCTTTGATATTGCCGCTGGCTTGCGGCATGCTGCTTCGGCGGGGGTGATAGCTAATGAAGATCCCTAGCTGATAGTTATCTTTGCTAATCACTGCATCGAACCCAGCCTGCTCTATTGCAATGCTCTGGTACGTTAAGGTTTGGGCCTGCGTGACGTCTAACAGTTTTTTAGTGTACGGATCTTTAATACTGTGATCAGGTAAAGCTATCGCTGTAGCAGCGGCTAACAGTTGTTTTAGCATTAACCTCATCGCGACATGCAGCGAAAAATCGCAATCTATATAGTCTTTATGATCTTTAAATGCGGGGTCGTGAGCGAAGTGATCTTCTCTGTCTTCTGTGCAGTGTCTGGCGATTAAGGGAATATTGCAGGATGGACAAACACAGGCACAAGCTTTGCCACGAGGGACTTCGCTGATATCGACAAGTGTCTCTGTACCGGCTTTGAATGCAAAAGGGATGAGTGCCACAGTATCAAGTGCTGTTTTTATGAGCTGTTAAAGCATGCTAGCCTAACTTACTTTGTGTTTTCAATGGTTTTTAGTGGTAGCTGAGTTTTTAGCAGGTTGGGTATTTAGGAGCTGACTTTCAGCATTGGGCCTGTATAGGTGTGTTTTGATACATAATAGCAGGCCATCGTTAAATTTGGCCTGCTACAGATCCATTGCTAGCTATTCCTTTAGTGGTTTAACTAAGCCAAGTTACCAGCGTATAATTAGCGTTGGGTCATCGATTGACCCATGCAAGTTAACAATAGAAAAGTCTGTTTTTATCTCCTTTGAACTAGTACCTGTATTTGTTCTATCTGGACTTTCTGTAAATACAATCGCGCTGCTTTTCGCACCTCTATACCCCGTCGGCCTGACGAGTACTTTATTGTCGAAATAAATATCTTTCCTTGCCGAATTAAAGTTAAACCAGTTCTGTTCAGCTAATGAATATTTTCCGCGATATCTACTGTTCATTGAAAACTCTATTGAACTGTATGGATTTACACCACTTACAGTGATAATCGTACCATGAGTGCTCACATTTGAAACTGCCACTTTGCAACCACTTGCTCTAATGTCAATATATGAGTTTAAGGCTTGAATTCTGTCTTCCGTTACAGAAATAGCACCCTCCGTTTCAATATCTTCAGGTTTAATGTTAACTTGGTCATTCATAATATAGTCCTTTAAGTATCAATGAAGTCAATTCGCGAATGCTTTGTCCAACGAGCTATTCAGTGGTTGTTTGATTCGCGCATATTGTCACTTTACATTTGAGTTAGTTAAATGAAATGCTGACGAGTATAATTATATTACAGATTAGTTTTTTATCCTTCTGAATACATTCTTACTTAAGTTACTGTTTCACAACCACTAAAAATACCTTTGATTATGTTACGTTATCAAGCGGGAGATAACGAAAGATAGGAACCTGTAGAGTAAAAAACTACGCCTTGAGCGAAACCTCGTTCAGGATTAGAAACACAGAATTTGACTGATGCACACTGATTATAAGTTAGGTTTTTATTAACAAATATTTTTAAATTATTGGCTAGAGTATCAACTTTGTCATTCTGCCTTTCATAAAAATTCCAAGTACCGGTGTAGCTTTTATCCGTATTAATTTGTTGGTTATCTGATATTTCTAAATCCTTTTAAAGTTTAATGAAATCAGTTTTGCTTGAGGAGGGTAAGCCCTAATGATTACTTTAAGAGAAGCAATGCTTAATGATCTTCTGGTAATATTCCATCAAGCAGCGGAAGGAAGTTGGAGGCTATTTTCTCCAACTTCCTTGCTGAATTAAGCCTATTTAATCATCCTTAATATCACTGGTTCTAAAGTTGCCAGTAAAGCCGACTGTACGTATCGAACCACCATCATAGCTGCCTGAAATACCATAGAGCTGCCCTTCTGGGTGCGCGATACTAAACGTGCTATTAGTCGCACCTTCTGAAAATTCGCGGCCATAGTAACCAGAGTTCTTGCCATCTTTAGTGGTGAACTTAATACCATTTAATGCAGTATCTTGGCCTCCTCCTGGGGGCGCATATACACAAATCACTTCGTTAATAAAATCGCCTTTATCAAGGGCAAAAGTATTGATGTTGGAAGCGAATGTCACCCCTTCTGGCATTCTTCCAGGCTGTCCATCACCAATCATTTCTGACCAGTCAGTTTCTGTGCTGTTGTTACTCCATTTAAGTTGTAAGCCTGTGATGTGAGTAAAGCCATTACTGGTTGTGTACCAGTGCACTCTGACTTTACTAATTTTTACAGCGTTACTGATTTGTAGAGAAGGCGTCAGCACCTTACAAATTGTTTTAGTCATCATAATCTCCATTTAATATTGACTGGTTGTGGGTAAAACTCGGTTGCTTCTCGCCTGAAACTGGCGAATATACTCTTACTATAAAATCCTAAATCTGTTCTGTTTCCACTCGTATGCATCGATAACGCCGTTGCCGTAGTAGCCAGCCCAATCGTAGAAGAACGGCATAAAGCCGGTATCACCAATCAGCTTCATCAGCATGATGCACAGCACCACTACCACAAAGCTAATGCCGTATTCCACTGGGTCGCCGGTTCTAAAACGTCCACCAAACAAATGAAAGCGCCGATCGCTGTAGGGGGTAAATGGCACGCCAGATACCGTCATTGCATCGGTGAGAATGTGCGAGAAGCCGCCCC
Encoded proteins:
- a CDS encoding MFS transporter, giving the protein MLKLVISEFFTNVAKGLFTLALGMMLYELTDSVLAFALAFTSEFVFSLLLQGFSGSFVDRYSPKRVLVINAALISAVFLAVVGLTWSQVSLPAGLLFGLALVINFCRPFFRAATFAIVPEVVSSDQYEKINSYISIALQVGQIVGMVLAGVLLELASMHAVITCVGGCYLLSLVGYWQLKPKGLDKTSNQVAKASWKTVFDFIKKSPFVMGVYIIGALDFAFIGLFNLMLAPVVRRNYDSAERWLTILDMSFAAGAILAGFYIVKRKQKLGIRLDMTVLSIMAAGLTFVAFWLQFPDIVVITLIALFGGFLTMSTVVWSTTLQQISPPQIKGRLASIKLVCNSFFITVSTLGASALNRNGFEASLGFSVVCACIAMVIAVGVYTMAQNSFGFRNYKLSQDVS
- a CDS encoding metal-dependent hydrolase; this translates as MHVAPVVIGATAPDWMEWLVKLTGRHIKHRGVTHILTHWLAAALATTFLFDFHGIAAAFAWGGFSHILTDAMTVSGVPFTPYSDRRFHLFGGRFRTGDPVEYGISFVVVVLCIMLMKLIGDTGFMPFFYDWAGYYGNGVIDAYEWKQNRFRIL
- a CDS encoding efflux RND transporter permease subunit → MLALKQRFKSQSIVVMGSLITTRPVFIIYLFLLLAVMGTGIATQLPISIYPPIDKPTIRVTQNFSQDSHDFYINYGQKIERSFRTIENVEDVEATYTRGKAVFFVNFSWNANSQSAKRDVETIASFYQAQLPKYLPATRVDFFDPASENYVAFKSTQLDTAALSSLIKNALIPKLEGIEGVGAAWVSDASSQQVLIKLKPYAMMKYGVSLATVINTLTFNEVDIDLGRLKSEDTGDIGINFKLGYTSVAEISAIELKSIAGNKLLIKDIADVRLEKKDADRFFYFNDEEVIAVAIWPEPGANMYEVSRQFIELTQSFSRESSDILVINNPKQFIEEAIINILLAIALGMAIAAVVVLCFYRKLSSVLFICISMPLCLVISILVMRVLGVGINLLSLGAMSISIGMVVDSSILVIDSLVYQQQQNKGKIDLLRLIQSMTNEIRPSIITSTLTSIVVFLPLAFTEPLTATLLKDLALVTVSILVTSLFVSLFFIPALFLVLKPQAQSKLSGQSNNGISVYFLRLINVIPTAKWVFPFVILSACIYTVVELIPKIDLEVVAQPKAQIIDVHVLFNATGLAPDRKMAIIRPLRQEIEQLAADKLKFIYIDVRKNDAYLSLHVKNYDDNAQLLKALSSIDEKLFNAELSYEPWITSSLKIKDYPARELLFTSASDSQNRTLLIRAKAIVKASQNINRVKIKPSDRQVDEVNLNLKSTTVDSLLDDRGFARELDQLTLYVKHAVAPQKLTDITTEQGDFPVYLSVSEQSTKAFDILDTPYEINGHKAFIGDLVTLSATRSWREFYSVNTRPTFSLQLWSNPGVTEAQIDQLVALLRAELGDNSFAETNPSTEMVKGLESIVTAFIFSIVSVFLVVLYHFKTVARSLAVMSVVLFGITGSVVSLYVFESTLSLNSMLGMLILVGLSVNNSILILDFYQKNQAPGKNSINVIGQSISRRFRSLLVTNLTTFAGMLPLAVGFGPGQDILKPLGISVSGGLLIATGLTIIVFPVILLWFKPLHSAKISTPISPSALIGSTR
- a CDS encoding Y-family DNA polymerase — protein: MFALVDANSFYCSAEQVFRPDWRGKPVIVLSNNDGCVVAANRQAKAAGVPKFVPYFQIKDLCQKKGVIALSSNYELYGDLSAKMMQIIGRFSPEQHIYSIDESFLSFAHCYPAIPCLEAQGQRIRRAVWKEARLPVCVGIGATLTLSKVANHAAKKLAGYNGVCVLDNESKRLAVLHQLEAGDVWGIGRKITKKLALMNIHSALDLANMPAGLARKQFSIEVERTVRELNGQVCKQWDEARADKKQIFSTRSVGERITDIEALQQALCKHAAIAATKARQQGSSCKSMLVFASNSPYDERPQSFKTVVHFPYPTDSTIELSAAVSKVIPKLFRPGVRYYKVGVGLIDLASTTNAQLDLFSGSTSNPKLMLTYDDINQRYGTDTLFLAAQGAEQKWSMRRDLLTKQYTTKWGCVPQIRC
- a CDS encoding FAD/NAD(P)-binding protein, whose amino-acid sequence is MSVNICIIGAGLASTAILVNLIKAVEQQKLGHVSIDVFEKSSRFGPGLAYRYESNMLLLNRTTRRMFVTEKGDFLAWINQQQFVELDYPIDDTYLPRHYFGKFLSWLFQHSKVRAKQLNCDVNLLNSTVTDMRREGQKMCLLSCEGDYFEYDHIFSCVGNDTKADPYDLIGTSGYYSNPYPANQFNALKKGVKVALIGTRLTAVDLAIQISEMQPDAEITMLSRNSGLPSKAGLAFHIIELTYFNEQNIAKLAQPGEPISLKAVARLLNQDLQAAGIKLGIFGLFNGARNQVFDGDEEQVRNMREVLLAASESISFVWKRLSEADRNLFFKRYAEAWVLLRLTMPGSSDGRIRQLIQTGKLEVSSGLKDINHDVEKGYRVGYQNGQESWFDVVINCTGIKRHCDKLSQSLIHSMVDQGLCTIHPFGGVRIDPKTNFSISADSKINPNLSIIGQLSVGEYFMVNSVDVLLLQSHIVVNAFIAKTNSAKVYNQPSVFVQTFDEALLTG